A genomic region of Rhipicephalus sanguineus isolate Rsan-2018 chromosome 1, BIME_Rsan_1.4, whole genome shotgun sequence contains the following coding sequences:
- the LOC119379345 gene encoding uncharacterized protein LOC119379345, producing the protein MNAKLPRLELVKFSGRRHEWQPFWELFEQVVHNNDQLSTLDKFHYLRASLTGDAAAVLTGLPPKSRCYNDAKQLLRKRFGNEELLIQEHMKKLIDVTRVRASDDVRGLRRLYDTVSARIRGLETLGRKLDSFSSMLLPIVQRAMPKEILLDFSRKCVVETGGPTDDQQATSDGSSLTTEEGDRAAPKESTKERKSLGTQAA; encoded by the exons ATGAACGCGAAATTGCCAAGGCTTGAGCTGGTCAAGTTCAGTGGGCGACGGCATGAGTGGCAGCCTTTCTGGGAGTTGTTCGAACAGGTGGTGCACAACAACGATCAACTTTCCACACTGGATAAGTTCCACTACCTGAGGGCATCTCTCACAGGTGATGCAGCTGCGGTGCTTACCGGCCTACCCCCAAAGTCCCGGTGCTACAACGACGCGAAGCAGCTTCTgagaaaacgcttcggaaacgaaGAGCTTCTAATCCAGGAGCACATGAAGAAGCTCATCGACGTTACACGTGTGCGCGCTTCGGACGATGTGCGCGGACTTCGGCGTCTCTACGACACTGTGTCAGCGCGTATCAGGGGACTCGAGACTCTCGGCcggaagctcgacagcttcagCTCCATGCTGCTGCCCATCGTGCAACGAGCGATGCCGAAAGAGATCCTGTTGGACTTCAGCCGTAAGTGCGTAGTGGAGACAGGCGGCCCAACTGACGATCAGCAGGCTACCTCAGACGGCTCATCGCTGACGACGGAGGAAGGAGACAGAG CCGCCCCCAAGGAGAGCACGAAGGAACGCAAGAGCTtgggtacgcaagccgcttgA